A part of Chitinimonas koreensis genomic DNA contains:
- a CDS encoding aminopeptidase P family protein translates to MFSPDTYRARRAELAQKVGSGLILLIGNVDSPFNYTDNIYPFRQDSSFLYFFGLDLPGLAALIDADSGEAVLFGDDGGLDSIVWTGPLPTLAEQAAEVAVARTEGLAALAGAIAAARGQGRSVHYLPPYRGEQRIQLAALLDQPVAAIDAGASDALARAVIELRAVKSAAEIAEMENALEIAYRMHLLALRSARPGVREQEIVGLMQGLAASQGRALAYNIIFSRDGHILHNHGHGHVLKSGDLVVNDAGAESPLHYASDITRTIPVGGRFNERQKVVYQAVLDAQLAAIAAMKPGVPYREVHDLAARVLVEGLAPLGLFRGDAAEVVASGAYALVFPHGLGHLIGLDVHDLEGLGEDRVGYGEGVTRSADFGRRSLRLGRPLREGWVVTVEPGAYFIPALIERWEAEGRHAGQIDYAVARQFADFGGIRIEDDVLVTADGARVLGKPIPKTIAEVEALASA, encoded by the coding sequence ATGTTCTCTCCCGACACCTACCGCGCCCGCCGCGCCGAACTCGCCCAGAAGGTGGGTTCCGGCCTGATCCTGCTGATCGGCAACGTCGACAGCCCGTTCAACTACACCGACAACATCTACCCGTTCCGGCAGGATTCGAGCTTCCTCTACTTCTTCGGCCTCGACCTGCCCGGCCTCGCCGCGCTGATCGACGCCGACAGCGGCGAAGCCGTGCTGTTCGGCGACGACGGCGGGCTCGACAGCATCGTCTGGACCGGCCCGCTGCCGACGCTGGCCGAACAGGCGGCCGAGGTCGCGGTCGCGCGCACCGAGGGCCTCGCCGCGCTGGCCGGCGCGATCGCCGCCGCGCGCGGCCAGGGCCGCAGCGTGCACTACCTGCCGCCCTACCGCGGCGAGCAGCGCATCCAGCTGGCCGCGCTGCTCGACCAGCCGGTGGCGGCGATCGACGCCGGCGCATCCGATGCGCTGGCGCGCGCGGTGATCGAGCTGCGCGCGGTCAAGTCGGCGGCCGAGATCGCCGAGATGGAGAACGCGCTCGAGATCGCCTACCGCATGCACCTCCTGGCGCTGCGCTCGGCCCGGCCGGGCGTGCGCGAGCAGGAGATCGTCGGCCTGATGCAGGGCCTGGCCGCGAGCCAGGGCCGGGCGCTGGCCTACAACATCATCTTCAGCCGCGACGGCCACATCCTGCACAACCATGGCCACGGCCATGTGCTGAAGTCGGGCGACCTGGTGGTCAACGACGCCGGCGCCGAGAGCCCGCTGCACTACGCCAGCGACATCACCCGCACCATCCCGGTCGGCGGCCGCTTCAACGAGCGGCAGAAGGTGGTCTACCAGGCGGTGCTCGACGCCCAGCTGGCCGCCATCGCCGCGATGAAGCCGGGCGTGCCCTACCGCGAAGTGCACGACCTGGCCGCGCGGGTGCTGGTCGAGGGCCTGGCGCCGCTCGGGCTGTTCCGCGGCGACGCCGCCGAGGTGGTGGCCAGCGGCGCCTATGCGCTGGTGTTCCCGCACGGCCTGGGCCACCTGATCGGGCTCGACGTGCACGACCTGGAAGGCCTCGGCGAGGACCGCGTCGGCTACGGCGAAGGCGTGACGCGCAGCGCCGACTTCGGCCGCCGCTCGCTGCGGCTGGGCCGTCCGCTGCGCGAGGGCTGGGTGGTGACGGTGGAACCGGGCGCCTACTTCATCCCGGCGCTGATCGAGCGCTGGGAAGCCGAAGGCCGCCATGCCGGCCAGATCGACTACGCGGTGGCGCGCCAGTTCGCCGATTTCGGCGGCATCCGCATCGAGGACGACGTGCTGGTGACGGCCGACGGCGCCCGCGTGCTGGGCAAGCCGATCCCCAAGACCATCGCCGAGGTCGAGGCGCTGGCGAGCGCCTGA
- the argJ gene encoding bifunctional glutamate N-acetyltransferase/amino-acid acetyltransferase ArgJ — MPVNLAAPDPSTLHAVPGVTLGIASAGIKRPGRKDVLVMKLADGARVAGVFTRNRFCAAPVQLCREHLAAAQPRALVVNTGNANAGTGLDGRRRAQAVCDALAGLLDAPREAILPFSTGVILEPLPVDKIVAALPAAVAALAPANWAEAAEAIMTTDTVAKAASRQVAIGGATVTVTGIAKGAGMIHPNMATMLGYVATDAIVAQPLLQAIVKHAADRSFNCITIDGDTSTNDSFMLVASGQTGDAILDADGADYLALRDAVTAVAQELAQAIVRDGEGATKFMTVQVEGGRDESECKAVGYAIGRSPLVKTAFFASDPNLGRILAAIGYAGIDDLDVDKLDLYLDDVLVATGGGRNPAYREEDGQRVMAKAEILIRVLLNRGETAATVWTCDFSYDYVKINADYRT; from the coding sequence ATGCCCGTGAATCTCGCCGCTCCCGATCCTTCCACCCTGCACGCCGTGCCCGGCGTGACGCTCGGCATCGCCTCGGCCGGCATCAAGCGACCGGGCCGCAAGGACGTGCTGGTGATGAAGCTGGCGGACGGCGCCCGCGTGGCCGGCGTGTTCACCCGGAACCGCTTCTGCGCCGCCCCGGTGCAGCTGTGCCGCGAGCACCTGGCCGCCGCCCAGCCGCGCGCGCTGGTGGTCAACACCGGCAATGCCAACGCCGGCACCGGCCTCGACGGCCGCCGGCGCGCCCAGGCGGTGTGCGATGCGCTGGCCGGCCTGCTCGATGCGCCGCGCGAGGCGATCCTGCCGTTCTCGACCGGCGTGATCCTCGAGCCCTTGCCGGTCGACAAGATCGTCGCCGCGCTGCCGGCCGCGGTCGCCGCGCTGGCGCCGGCCAACTGGGCCGAGGCGGCCGAGGCGATCATGACCACCGACACGGTGGCCAAGGCCGCCAGCCGCCAGGTCGCCATCGGCGGCGCCACCGTCACCGTGACCGGCATCGCCAAGGGCGCCGGCATGATCCACCCGAACATGGCCACCATGCTCGGCTACGTCGCCACCGACGCGATCGTGGCCCAGCCCTTGCTGCAGGCCATCGTCAAGCACGCGGCCGACCGCTCGTTCAACTGCATCACCATCGACGGCGACACCTCGACCAACGACAGCTTCATGCTGGTCGCCAGCGGCCAGACCGGCGACGCCATCCTCGACGCCGACGGCGCCGACTACCTGGCGCTGCGCGACGCGGTGACCGCGGTGGCGCAGGAACTGGCCCAGGCCATCGTGCGCGACGGCGAGGGCGCCACCAAGTTCATGACCGTGCAGGTCGAGGGCGGCCGCGACGAGAGCGAATGCAAGGCGGTCGGCTACGCGATCGGCCGCTCGCCGCTGGTGAAGACCGCCTTCTTCGCTTCCGACCCCAACCTGGGCCGCATCCTGGCTGCGATCGGCTACGCCGGCATCGACGATCTCGACGTCGACAAGCTCGACCTCTACCTCGACGACGTGCTGGTCGCCACCGGCGGCGGCCGCAACCCGGCCTACCGCGAGGAAGACGGCCAGCGCGTGATGGCCAAGGCCGAGATCCTGATCCGCGTGCTGCTGAACCGCGGCGAGACGGCGGCCACGGTGTGGACCTGCGATTTCTCTTACGACTACGTCAAGATCAACGCGGACTACCGCACATGA
- a CDS encoding GNAT family N-acetyltransferase: MSMVELRPMAPEEVERLRGVSVAEFADEAVRHGRWTAASRDEREAQMRGRLPRTAEAGDHYREVVCDGAVIGRLWYSLVADEAYLFDILIEPAWRGRGLGRAAMAAFEAEARTLGARQLALNVFVGNAGARGLYEALGYGAISQQMVKAL, from the coding sequence ATGAGCATGGTCGAGCTGCGGCCGATGGCGCCGGAGGAGGTCGAGCGGCTGCGCGGCGTCAGCGTGGCCGAGTTCGCCGACGAGGCGGTGCGCCATGGCCGCTGGACCGCGGCCTCGCGCGACGAGCGCGAAGCGCAGATGCGTGGGCGCCTGCCCAGGACGGCCGAGGCCGGCGACCATTACCGCGAGGTGGTGTGCGACGGCGCGGTGATCGGCCGGCTGTGGTACAGCCTGGTGGCCGACGAGGCCTACCTGTTCGACATCCTGATCGAGCCGGCTTGGCGCGGCCGCGGCCTGGGCCGCGCCGCGATGGCGGCCTTCGAGGCGGAAGCGCGGACGCTCGGCGCGCGCCAGCTGGCGCTCAACGTGTTCGTCGGCAATGCCGGCGCACGCGGCCTGTACGAGGCGCTCGGCTATGGCGCGATCAGCCAGCAGATGGTGAAAGCCTTGTGA
- a CDS encoding AbrB/MazE/SpoVT family DNA-binding domain-containing protein: protein MYTATVTSKGQTTIPAELRERLGIEPGTKLVFTVLPDGRVVMRVKNRSILDLAGMLGSPPSGPKTLEQMDAEIGIDRGR from the coding sequence ATGTACACCGCCACCGTGACGAGCAAGGGCCAGACCACCATCCCGGCCGAGCTGCGCGAGCGGCTCGGCATCGAGCCCGGCACCAAGCTGGTCTTCACCGTGCTGCCCGATGGGCGGGTGGTGATGCGCGTCAAGAATCGCTCGATCCTCGACCTGGCCGGCATGCTGGGCTCCCCGCCGAGCGGGCCGAAGACGCTCGAGCAGATGGATGCCGAGATTGGCATCGACCGCGGCAGGTAA
- a CDS encoding PIN domain-containing protein produces the protein MIGLDTNVLLRLLVVDDEAQTRTAKRLLADAIARGEPMYCNLLVLAEFAWVLSRSYGYDRGRVAEAIDALLNVALLEIERDDLIEAALADAIRHNADFADALIGCINREAGCAATWTFDRRATRLATHTLLT, from the coding sequence ATGATCGGCCTCGACACCAATGTGCTGCTGCGTCTCCTGGTCGTCGACGATGAAGCGCAGACCCGCACGGCCAAGCGTCTGCTGGCGGATGCCATCGCGCGCGGCGAGCCGATGTACTGCAATCTGTTGGTGCTGGCCGAATTTGCCTGGGTGCTGAGCCGTTCCTACGGCTACGACCGCGGCCGGGTCGCCGAAGCGATCGACGCGCTGCTCAATGTGGCGCTGCTCGAGATCGAACGCGACGACCTGATCGAGGCCGCGTTGGCCGATGCCATCCGCCACAATGCCGACTTCGCCGACGCCCTGATCGGCTGTATCAACCGCGAGGCCGGCTGCGCCGCGACCTGGACCTTCGATCGCCGCGCGACCCGTCTCGCCACCCATACCTTGCTGACCTGA
- a CDS encoding ATP-binding protein, whose translation MSTLESLLQRLDALLPPLDRQPDWTAPAFRWRKRSVLGVAAGWLEAVHQPHRIRLCDLQNVEPQKAEIDRNTRQFVEGRLANNVLLTGARGTGKSSLVKAVLNEYMDRGLRLVEVDKDELHELADLVALLAPRPEKFIVFCDDLSFEEGEGGYKALKSVLDGSVSAQSGNVLIYATSNRRHLLPEYFDENARTRHVDGEIHPADSVEEKISLSERFGLWLSFYPFSQDEYLAAARHWLAEFGLSAWNEATERAALNWALGRGSRSGRVAWQFARDWAGRQA comes from the coding sequence ATGTCCACGCTCGAATCCCTGCTGCAACGCCTCGACGCCCTGCTGCCTCCACTCGACCGCCAACCCGACTGGACCGCGCCCGCCTTCCGCTGGCGCAAGCGCTCGGTGCTCGGCGTCGCGGCCGGCTGGCTCGAGGCCGTCCACCAGCCGCACCGCATCCGCCTCTGCGACCTGCAGAACGTCGAACCGCAGAAGGCCGAGATCGACCGCAACACGCGCCAGTTCGTCGAGGGCCGGCTGGCCAACAACGTGCTGCTGACCGGTGCGCGCGGCACCGGCAAGTCGTCGCTGGTGAAGGCGGTGCTCAACGAATACATGGACCGCGGCCTGCGCCTGGTCGAGGTCGACAAGGACGAGCTGCACGAACTGGCCGACCTGGTCGCGCTCTTGGCGCCGCGGCCCGAGAAATTCATCGTGTTCTGCGACGACCTGAGCTTCGAGGAGGGCGAGGGCGGCTACAAGGCGCTCAAGTCGGTGCTCGACGGCAGCGTCTCGGCCCAGAGCGGCAACGTGCTGATCTACGCGACCTCGAATCGCCGCCACCTGCTGCCCGAGTATTTCGACGAGAACGCCCGCACCCGCCACGTCGACGGCGAGATCCATCCGGCCGACAGCGTCGAGGAGAAGATCAGCCTGTCCGAGCGTTTCGGCCTGTGGCTGAGCTTCTACCCGTTCAGCCAGGACGAGTACCTGGCCGCCGCGCGTCATTGGCTGGCCGAATTCGGCCTGAGCGCTTGGAACGAGGCGACCGAGCGCGCCGCGCTCAACTGGGCGCTGGGCCGCGGCTCGCGCTCGGGCCGGGTGGCCTGGCAGTTCGCCCGCGACTGGGCCGGGCGGCAGGCCTGA
- a CDS encoding substrate-binding periplasmic protein has product MFARHALPFLAAAVLGASLVPALAADTVNLTTTDYPPYMSASLPQGGVIVAIATEAFKRGGYTAKVSVLPWARALDDGKEGQADGVIGIWRNKEREQWFLFSEPLGSNQIGFYKRNDKAIAYKSLADLKNYSIGTVRGYANPQAFEEAKLRTTEVVDDSTNLLKLGAGRVDLVLIDKGVARHLLDTSAAAAKGQVGWIEPAVDKLPLYVAISRKAPDHDKKLKALNQGLEAMQKDGTLAKMASQAGI; this is encoded by the coding sequence ATGTTCGCCCGCCACGCCCTGCCCTTCCTCGCCGCCGCCGTGCTCGGCGCATCGCTCGTGCCGGCGCTGGCCGCCGACACGGTCAACCTGACCACCACCGACTACCCGCCCTATATGAGCGCCAGCCTGCCGCAGGGCGGCGTGATCGTGGCGATCGCGACCGAGGCCTTCAAGCGCGGCGGCTACACCGCCAAGGTCTCGGTGCTGCCGTGGGCGCGCGCGCTCGACGACGGCAAGGAAGGCCAGGCCGACGGCGTGATCGGCATCTGGCGCAACAAGGAACGCGAGCAGTGGTTCCTGTTCTCCGAGCCGCTGGGCTCGAACCAGATCGGCTTCTACAAGCGCAACGACAAGGCCATCGCCTACAAGTCGCTGGCGGACCTGAAGAACTACAGCATCGGCACCGTGCGCGGCTACGCCAATCCGCAGGCCTTCGAGGAGGCCAAGCTGCGCACCACCGAGGTGGTCGACGACAGCACCAACCTGCTCAAGCTCGGCGCCGGCCGGGTCGACCTGGTGCTGATCGACAAGGGCGTGGCGCGCCACCTGCTCGATACCTCGGCCGCCGCGGCCAAGGGCCAGGTCGGCTGGATCGAGCCGGCGGTCGACAAGCTGCCGCTCTACGTGGCGATCTCGCGCAAGGCGCCGGACCACGACAAGAAGCTCAAGGCGCTGAACCAGGGGCTGGAGGCGATGCAGAAGGACGGCACGCTGGCGAAGATGGCGAGCCAGGCCGGGATCTGA